The DNA region CCGCCACGGGCCCGCCGGTCTCCGCGGATCGACCCGGTTTCTGGTACTATTGGACCAAGGGGCATCGGCCGAGCCGCGATGACCCCTGACCAATAGGCGCAGGCGATCCGCTGCACTTTTTGGTCATTTCGGCTGGGTCATTGGTAGAAGTGCCGCAGCGGGTGGGTTGGATTCGACGGCTCACCGACGTTCATCATCGCTTGATCCTATCGGTCATGCCGGTCTATCGAGAAACCATCGAAACCCCGCCCGGGCAGTCGTTGCGGCTGCTACGGTGGGAGAAGTCGTTGGCGGGCATCCGGGTCTGCACCGGCCCGCATCGGTCGGCCGCCATCGTCGGCAGCGGCAATCGTTGGCATGCGCACAAGGCGTTCGAGCTGACCTTGGTGCAGACCGGGCAAGGGGTGCGGTTTTGTGGCGACCACATCGGCGCCGTCGACCCTCCCGAGTTGGTGCTGATCGGCGGCGATTTGCCCCACTACTGGAGCGGGCTCGACGCGTCGTCGGGCAGCAGCGTGCAGTTTGAGGCCGGGCCGCGCTCAACGCTCGCAGCCTTCCCCGAGCAGTCCGCGCTGCGGCCCCTCTGGGAGGGGGCGCGGCACGGTCTGCTGTTCTCGAAACAGGACTCGGCCGTCATCGGCCAGCGTCTCGCGCGGATGCCCGCCCTCTCCCCGCTGGGGCGGCTGGCCGAGCTGATGGGGGTCCT from Pirellulimonas nuda includes:
- a CDS encoding helix-turn-helix domain-containing protein, producing the protein MILSVMPVYRETIETPPGQSLRLLRWEKSLAGIRVCTGPHRSAAIVGSGNRWHAHKAFELTLVQTGQGVRFCGDHIGAVDPPELVLIGGDLPHYWSGLDASSGSSVQFEAGPRSTLAAFPEQSALRPLWEGARHGLLFSKQDSAVIGQRLARMPALSPLGRLAELMGVLEQLRVARPRAHSLSSKPFTLGLHAPHSDTISRAIALLVDHFEEPLSVDDVAEAVGLSRTTLCRYFRRYTGRSMVAFLNEVRIDQAQRMLVQTDLSIAQVAIQAGFTNLSHFNRRFRRALGATPREHRRSRGSR